The DNA segment CAGGTGTGTAAAGGGAAAGTAGTCTGAAAAGCTGGCTGAATTTGGTGACGGTTGGATGGTCTTCGTCTCCTCCGAAGGACCTCACGAGCCCAAAGAATCGCTGCAAAGCAAGAAATTTGAGCTTAACAACTGTGATTATGAGGAGTTGAAAGAGGAAACATGATGGAAGGGATACGGTTACCTCGAGTGGATCCTGGTTCAGGCTTGCTGTCAGAATGTAGCTCACGCCTTGGTTGAACAGGAACTCCACAAGTGACAGCACAGACATCAGTGTTACACGTAGGGACTCGATAGTCTGCCTAGATGCGAACAGCTTGACATTAGGAATAGATTCCGTCTCGTTCAACATTGCCAAGAAGTCGTCCAAAAACTGAAAACAtataaatgaaaacagaaaagagTGTTTTGAGAAAATTGGTGAATGAGTGCAAAGTTTTAAGTCTCGGTTCTTTCCCCACAATAAAAAGGCGACATAAAACAATTCTGGCACCTTAATTTTTGGAGATCCCTTTCGTATTCCAGCTGCAGGAACCTTGGAGTTCAGAATGTCAAAGAGGTCATTTAGTAGCATCGTGAACTGTTCCGTTCCAAAACTGTTGGCGAAACCAGGTACCATCATTTGTCTGTAGACCTTCAGGCCAATCGACACACTTCGGCTGAAGAGCTGCAAGCGAAAATGAGTAAAAGAAATTTGTCAAGTTTGGAAAAACATGATGGCAAATTAGTTTTGAAAATGCCTGGACGCTGACAAGCACAGATGTAATGTATAAGCATGCAGTTTTATGGCACCAACTGCTTACAACGTTTACAATAACTGAATGGCCAACTTTACCTGAGTCGCCAGACGAACGGTCATGGTCTGGAGCTTCTGTGGCTTGACATGGTGCTCAGTCAACTTAGGAACCACTTTTATAGCGGCCTTTTTTTCCGCCTCAAAAAGACGTTCATAGTGCTGGAAATTTGCTTGGTATTCACCTACCTGCAACAAATTATTGTACACCATTTCGTTATATGCAGTAATTAAACATAGGTGAACAAGTCTCTGTTACACAGCGTCATCACTCAAGAGGCATGCATATCCAAATAATTATTTAACTTGCCTGACCATATTGGTGCTTCATCATATGATTCCGGATGCATTTCACGATATGTGGCACGTCAGAAATGAAGTGGAGTAATGTTCCCTCTGGAAGGCAGGGATGTTCAATCTTGCACTGTGGGTGCTCCACCTTTCCGCTGATGCCGAGGTGTGTCCACATCGATTTGTTATTTCCGGCACCATCGCTTATCACTGCCAGTACGCGAGCACCATGTTCATGCAATTGTAGCACTGAGCTCATTACCACCTTTGCCAAGacccatcctggcgctgcaccctTAGCTGCAAAAGTTGCTATGGGTTGGACCCATGACGCAAACATTGGGTTGAACATAACAACCAGTGCATGGTCTGCCAGCTGGTCTGTGCCAACTTTAGTAATATCCCCGTAATCTACAAAACCATTAAATTTGTAGGACGACCTGTTATACTCGGTTCCTTCCCTGAGTTTCACTTCATCGATGATTAGACAACCATATGTGTAATGTTCTGGCTTGCCTGCCATATGCAGTTTTATGCTACCAAGGGCAAATTTGTTTAAGCCGTAGCCACATGGAAGACCTTTCAGTAGCTGTACAAGACGGTTGGCACTTGGCAGGGGCAAAATCTTCATGTCAGATAGAGTTCTGTAACACTTTGGGCTTGTCAGTCTCAGAAGCAGACAGATCATAAGCCAGTCTGTAGTGTACCGGTGCCCACGTGGCGACTTAGCCGCTTGTTGCATGATGGCTGCCTGTATGACCATCTGTTGTGCTTCTGGCAGGTCCTGTGTCACTTCACCTAGACTTGTTGAAAACGCTTGCTTCAGTTTTTCACTGAGTTGgctaatttctttcttcttttgctcccaAGCTGCAGCGGCACGAATGAGCCTCTTCCTCAAAACAGGTGCTGCAAGGCACACCTTTTTCTTGGGTTTCAGCCCACTTCTTCTTTTGAGGTCCTTCGTCATTTTCGCACACTTTATACAGACTCCTTTTTCTGCCTCAGTAAGAACTCTGCACTGCTTGTGGTATACAGTTCCTCCCCTGCTAGAGGTGCAACCATGACAGGCTTGCATAGTTTGTACAACCTGCACAATTGCCTCTACGTCTGCTAACGAAGTGATTGCCAAATCCATGGGCAGCGTCGGCACCAGTTTTCTGCGGGCAGATACAACATAACTCATGTCTTCGCGAACTACGACACTCTTGAGTGCTGTATATACATCTGCCTCCAATCCTGCCCTGTAAAAAACAATCTGTGATCGGCGCCCATTTTCATCTTCAAGAGCTGCCGATCTCCACTGACGAGGTAACCTCAAAGAAGCGCTCTTCTCCACCAGCTCATTAACATGCAAGCAGCTGTCTTGCACGGGCTCTGGTTGCTCTCGCTCGATATCGATATCTTCTGCAGCGTCGCTCTGCGTTGCCACTGCGTCTCTTGAGACGGTTGCTCTCTTTTTCGGAGATTTTCGCCGTTTACGATTCGAGGAGAAGTACAGCGGGAGATTAGGAAATATGGTAGGAATTGCATCACTCCTTAGAGACCATACACCGCGCTCGATTTCAATCACTTCTCCGTTGATTACATGCTTATATGACTTCAGAATATCCCCTTCTTGGAAGTGGGCGTCGCACACTTTGCATGTTTTCCCCAACACCTTGTCTGCACGGGGTATCGCTCTCGACCATTTTGCAAGGAGATTTGGATCGGTTGGCGGAGAAAAGAAGTGCCTTTTCTCCGTGTTGCGCCGGTACCCGCTGGTACATCCCGGCACGAAACACGTTGGCATTTGGTTGACAGTCCTAGCACACTCTAAAGACCTGGGCATATGTGGGCACACAAAGGCGTACAGATGGTTCGGGTGCCGCGGGGCGAGTGCCGGAAGCAAGCTCGTCCTTGATGAGATCACGCAATGGGGAGGTCGGAGGCCGGTGCTGGTGGGATTCCACCGGCAgtaaggtggagccgtgcagctcctcTCGGATGATGGAGCAAATGAGAGAGcgcaagtcatcatcatcatcatcatcatcagaacaatttcttttttactaagcagcatggtttccgttCCGGTTTTTCGTGTGAAACTCAGCTATTTGAATTTACCACTGACCTCCACTTAAATATGGACTCTTCAATCCAAACTGAcattatctttttagatttttctaaagccttcgatcgcgtgccccatcttcgcctcatgtctaaactctccggactgtccattgatcctctcgttttatcatggatacattgctttttaacaggtcgctcccaatacacagtaatcgacaatcatccttcaggcactactaacgttatctctggcgttccccaaggttccgttcttggcccacttctttttctaatcttcattaatgaccttccttccggtgtttcatccactattcggctttttgcggatgattgcatcctttatcgtcgcattgtcactaacagggatcaactatcgcttcagaacgacttacacataatagaacgg comes from the Amblyomma americanum isolate KBUSLIRL-KWMA chromosome 1, ASM5285725v1, whole genome shotgun sequence genome and includes:
- the LOC144126127 gene encoding uncharacterized protein LOC144126127; the encoded protein is MPTCFVPGCTSGYRRNTEKRHFFSPPTDPNLLAKWSRAIPRADKVLGKTCKVCDAHFQEGDILKSYKHVINGEVIEIERGVWSLRSDAIPTIFPNLPLYFSSNRKRRKSPKKRATVSRDAVATQSDAAEDIDIEREQPEPVQDSCLHVNELVEKSASLRLPRQWRSAALEDENGRRSQIVFYRAGLEADVYTALKSVVVREDMSYVVSARRKLVPTLPMDLAITSLADVEAIVQVVQTMQACHGCTSSRGGTVYHKQCRVLTEAEKGVCIKCAKMTKDLKRRSGLKPKKKVCLAAPVLRKRLIRAAAAWEQKKKEISQLSEKLKQAFSTSLGEVTQDLPEAQQMVIQAAIMQQAAKSPRGHRYTTDWLMICLLLRLTSPKCYRTLSDMKILPLPSANRLVQLLKGLPCGYGLNKFALGSIKLHMAGKPEHYTYGCLIIDEVKLREGTEYNRSSYKFNGFVDYGDITKVGTDQLADHALVVMFNPMFASWVQPIATFAAKGAAPGWVLAKVVMSSVLQLHEHGARVLAVISDGAGNNKSMWTHLGISGKVEHPQCKIEHPCLPEGTLLHFISDVPHIVKCIRNHMMKHQYGQVGEYQANFQHYERLFEAEKKAAIKVVPKLTEHHVKPQKLQTMTVRLATQLFSRSVSIGLKVYRQMMVPGFANSFGTEQFTMLLNDLFDILNSKVPAAGIRKGSPKIKFLDDFLAMLNETESIPNVKLFASRQTIESLRVTLMSVLSLVEFLFNQGVSYILTASLNQDPLERFFGLVRSFGGDEDHPTVTKFSQLFRLLSLYTPVKLATKGNCEAGDERVLLSTFESLGEKRREALLQKRKVKDEVFQRLTSLPSRGLSAPFDDDVYSVSSPEKAALYYLAGYVAHKMMKVISCMECKSDTMASQDSLPPEAMLVIEREFVTGSLVCPSRKLFACVKSIEETKKEAFGDLFWNPQAATLMGVVREGVQQALGTPSATQPQAMTNAALIRPPPPQRHPLRHRRDEPLAPGCHLPASARQPYERRSILGNATPGELPSTDRCAFIVEEVTVPPGSSVILTVGTTKAINAEAIIEENMQMLLDRGFIIARRIAHFSNGKAESRSLQEFDVTVIYKSGRKRSYADRLSRAPVDATPPDDDEDAFLVSISPKSFAQQQHSDLDLKHLIEYLEDATCLSGVLFCRTFPLFTVSGPRQSWLGQAWT